A window of Variovorax paradoxus EPS genomic DNA:
CGACGTCAACGTGCTGAGCGGCGTTCGCCTTTCGCGCTTGGTGCTGCCGCAGATGAAGCAGGCGAACTGGGGCCGGATCATCTTCATCTCGAGCGAAAGCGCCGTGCAGATACCCACCGAGATGATCCACTACGGCATGACGAAGACCGCGCAACTGGCGGTGTCGCGCGGCCTTGCGGAATCGCTCGCCGGCACGAACATCACGGTGAACAGCGTCCTTCCAGGACCGACGAAATCGCGCGGCGTCGGCGACTTCGTGGAAGGCATGGCGCGCTCGAGCGACAAGAGCTTCGCGCAGGTCGAGGCGGAGTTCTTCGATCACGTGCGCCCGACCTCGCTGATCAAGCGCTTCGCCTCGCCGCAGGAGGTGGCCTCGCTCGTGGCCTACGTGGCAAGTCCGCTCGCCTCGGCGACCACGGGTGCGGCCCTGCGCGTCGACGGCGGTGTCGTCAAGAGCGCCTTTTGAGGAGCGTGGCTCGCCGCAGGCTCCAACTTCGTTTCAGCGCGACCCTGTTGACCGCGTCAATGGCGGCAGCAGGCGGCAGCAGGCGGCACAGCGGCTCAAGACTTGACGCGCCCCAGGTGCAGTGCGCCTTTGCGCTCGAGCCGCCGGAGGATCGATCCCAGCGTCGAGTAGGGAATGTCGATCCCCCTGCGGACGAGTTCGCTGGCCGCCGCCTTGGGCGTGCGAATTTCCGCTGGCAGGTCGGTGACCGCCTTCAACACATCCGCCTCCCGTCCGTGCAGTGTCGGGCGCAGCTGGATGAACTGGTTCTCGGGACCCGGGCCCTTGTTGGGCACCACTTCAAGGATGCCTGTGACGCCGGTGCGCTTGCCGCTCTTCAAAGTCATAGCGCCGAAATGTGCAGGGCGGGCCTGAACGAAGTCTGAATGCGCAAGCTCGGTCCGGCAGGCGACAACGTGGATCGGGACCTGATCGATCGTTTCTCATCGCGGGTGCTTGGGCCGACGCACTTCGCCCGATACCGGTCTGATCCGGAGTGGGTTGGCGCTGGACAACGTCATGTGCTGAGCAAACAAGGAGGCCTCCGCTGCAGGAGGCCTCCGAACGCTCAGGCAGCCATCCGCCCGAAGCGGCCGCTGTTGAAGTCAGCCACGGCCTGGCGGATCTCGGCCTCGCTGTTCATCACGAACGGGCCATACCCCACCACGGGCTCGTCGATCGGCTCGCCCGACAGCCACAGCACGGTCGCATCGCTGTTGGCCTCGATCTCCACGCCGCTGCCGGCGCGGTCCAGGTGCACCAGTTGCCCTTCGCGCGCAACGGTCGTGCCGTTGACCAGCACCGTGCCGTGCAGGACGACCAGCGCCAGCGTATGGCCTTCCTTCGCGTCGAACCGGCCGATGCCGCCCTGGCCGATGCGCAGGTCCCACACGTCCATCGCGGTGAAGGTTTGCGCCGGGCCGCGATGCCCGTCGAATTCCCCGGCAATCACGCGCACCCGGCCCGCGCCTTCGGGCAGGTCCACCGACGGGATCTGCGCATCCAGCAGGGTCTGGTAGCCCGGCTCGGCCATCTTGTCCTTCGCGGGCAGGTTCACCCAGAGCTGCACCATCTCGATGGTGCCGCCTCGTTCGGTGAAGCCGCGCGAGTGGAACTCCTCGTGCAGGATGCCGCCGCCGGCGGTCATCCACTGCACGTCGCCGGGGCCGATCAGCCCGCCCGCGCCGGTGGAATCCTTATGTTCCACCTCGCCCTGGTAGACGATGGTCACGGTCTCGAAACCGCGGTGCGGATGCTGGCCGACGCCGCGCGGGCGCACCGTCGGCTCGAAGGGTGTCGGTGCCGCGTGGTCGAGCAGCAGGAACGGGCTCAGGTGCTTGCCGAGGCCCTCGTAGCCGAACAGCGAGCGCACCGGAAAACCGTCGCCCACCCAGTGCGGACGGGGAGCGCTGTAGACACCGAGGACTTTCTTCATGTTCATCTCCTTTGCGTCGCCAGAAGGAAGCTCCTGGCCGATGGATAGAGAATATGGGCCGAACGATGAAGGCAGTAGTGGGCACTATTCGCCATCAGAGTCCTATTCAAGGAACGATGAGGGCGGTTTGCGATGAAAGACCTGAACGACCTGTACTACTTCGTGCAAGTGGTGGACCACCGCGGCTTCGCGCCGGCCGGGCGCGCGCTGGGCATGCCCAAATCCAAGCTCAGCCGGCGCATCGCACTGCTGGAAGAGCGCCTGGGCACGCGCCTGATCCAGCGCTCCACGCGGCGCTTCGCCGTCACCGAGACCGGCCAGACCTACTACGGCCACTGCAAGGCGATGCTGGTGGAGGCCGATGCCGCCGACGAAGCCATCGCGCTGACCCACGCCGAGCCCTGCGGCATCGTGCGCATGACCTGCCCGGTGGCGCTGCTCGATGCGCGCATCGCCGACATGCTGGCGGCGTTCATGGTCGCGAATCCGCGCGTGGAGATTCATCTGGAAGAAACCAACCGCCGCGTGGACGTGGTGGGCGAGGGCATCGACGTGGCCATCCGCGTGCGCCCGCCGCCCATCGAGGACAGCGATCTCGTGATGCGCGTGCTCGCCGAGCGTGGGCAATGCCTCGTGGCCAGCCCGCGCCTGCTGGCGAACGGTGTCCCCGAGGTGCCCGCCGATCTGGCGGGCCTGCCGAGCATGGACCTGGGTCTGCCGGCGCACGAGCACGTGTGGAACCTGATCGGACCGGACGGCACGCAGGCGGCCATCCGCCACCAGCCGCGCCTCATCACGCGCGGCATGCTGGCCCTGCGCGCGGCCGCCATTGCCGGCGTGGGCGTGGCGCAGTTGCCCTCGATGATGGTGCGCGAGCAGATCGAGCGCGGCGAGCTGGTCCGAGTGATTCCGGGCTGGGCGCCGGAGCGCGAAATCATCCACGTGGTGTTCGCTTCGCGCCGCGGACTGCTGCCGGCGGTGCGGGCGCTGGTGGACTTTCTTGCGGATCGGTTCCAGGCGCTGGATGAAGACTGATCGATCTCGACAACCAGGCTGTTCGCTGGCCTTCGCCGTTGCCGGAGGACTCGTGAAGAGCGCAGCCCGTGCGCGATGATCGACGCATGTCAGAACAGCTTCTTCTTCCCGGAATCGATCCCCCGCCGCGGCCCCTGCCGCGACCCCGAACCAAGGCACGCCGCAAGGAGCCGCTGCCGCACACGCTCTTCTTCGCGATCTTTCCGAGTGCCGAGGACGCAGCATCGCTTGCGGCGCTCGGTGCGCAACTCAACGACCGGCATGCGCTGAAGGGAACGCTGAGCGAGGCGCATCGCCTGCATGTCACGCTGCACGATCTCGGCGGCTACGACACGGTGCCGTGCAAGAAGGTGCAGGCGGCACTCGAAGCGGCCGCTGCAGTGGCGCCGCCTTCGTTCGACGTCGTCTTCGACCACGCCATGACCTATGCGAACAGCAAGGCCTTCGTGCTGTGCGGCGAAGAGGGCACCGCCGCGCTGGCGGATTTCAGGCAGCGCCTGGGCGAAGCGCTGGCCGATGCGGGGCTCAAGCCCGACCGCAGCTTCACGCCGCACATGACCCTCGCGTACACGCGGCGCAAGGTCGAGAAGCACGCCATCGAGCCGGTGCGCTGGACCGCGGGTTCCTTCGCGCTCATCGACAGCCATGTCGGCGAAGGCCTCCACGAAGTGCTGGGGCGCTGGCCCGCATGAGCGGTCGACTATCGCGCCGACACGGCCGTGGCCGCGGTCGACCAGTTGGCGCGCCGCTCGCCAATGCCGGGCAGCTAGTCCTTGTCCGCAAAGCTGTCGAACAGCAACCCGCGCAGCCACTGATTCCCGGGATCGCGGTGCACCTTCGCGTGCCAGAACAGGTTGATCGCGATCTGCGGCAGCGCCACCGGGTGAGGGCGCCACACGAGACCGAAGGGCTCGGCGATGCTTTGCGCCAACCGCTCGGGCACGGTCGCGATCATTCCGCTCGAACGCAGGATGTGGCCGATCGCCACGAAGTGCGGCACCTTCAGGCGGATTCGGCGGTGGATGCCCTGCGCGGCCATCACGTCGTCGGCCTTGCCGTGGCCCGTGCCGGCGGCCTGCACCAGCACGTGGTCGGCGGCGCTGAAGTCCTTGAGCGACACGCTGCGCTTGCGCGCGAGCGGATGCGTGCCTGAGAAGAGGCATACGTAGCGCTGCAGGAACAGCCGGCGCTGGAACACGCCCGCCTTCAGCTGAGGGAGGAGGCCGATGGCGATGTCCACATGCCCGGCTTCGAGCTCGTCGCGCAGGTTCGTCGCAGTGTTGTTGCGCAGCGTGCTGATCGTCACGCCCGGCGCGGTGGCCGACAGCGCTTCCATCAATCGGGGCGTGAAGTAGATCTCGCCGATGTCGGTCATCGCGAGCGTGAAGCTGCGGGTGCTCGTGGCGGGGTCGAACACCACCTGCTGATTGAGCGCGGTGTGCAGCGCGCCCATGGCATAGGCGACCGGCTCTGCCAGCTGCAGCGCGAAGGGCGTCGGCTCCATGCCGCGCGCGGTGCGCAGGAACAGCTCGTCGCCCAGCAGCTTGCGCAAGCGCGCCAGCGCATTGCTGATGGCGGGCTGCGAAAGCCCGAGCGATTCGGCCACCGCCGAGACGCGCTTCTCGGCCAGCATCCGGTCGAACACCAGCAAGAGGTTGAGGTCGATGTCCTTGAGTTGCATGCCGGACCTTTATTCACATCGGTGATGGAGTCGATTCACCAAATTCTATTGGTCAATCTGCACGGGCCACGCATCATCCGTCCTCAAGAGACAAGCCGGTCCACGATGCCGGCGCAAAAAGAGAGCCCCGCGATGGACCTGCACATTCACCCCCTTGCTCGCACCCTCCAGGTTCGCCCCGGCGCGAACCTGCTGGAAGTGCTGCGCGAGCACCATGTGCCGGTGTCGTACAGCTGCATGTCGGGGCGCTGCGGCACCTGCCGCTGCAAGGTGGTGTCGGGCCAGGTGCTCGACGCGGGGCAAGACGCGGTCCGCCCAGACGGGCAGGGCGAGCGGTATGTGCTGGCCTGCCAGAGCACGCTGACCGAAAGCTGCACCATCGAGATCCCCGAACCCGACGAGGTGGTGGTGCATCCGGCGCGCATCCTGAAGGCGACGGTGACGGGCATCGACGTGCTCACGCACGACATCCGGCGCCTGCGGCTCAAGCCGAACAAGCCGCTGGAGTTTTCTCCCGGGCAGTACGCGCAACTGCAGCTCGCGCCCGATCTCGCGCGGCCGTATTCGATGGCCGGCCTGAGCCGCGATGCGGAGCTTGAGTTCCACGTGCGCAAGGTGCCTGGTGGGCGCGTGACGGCGCACATCTTCGAGCAGTTGCGCGTCGGAGATTCGGTGCGCGTGAGCGGTCCGCTTGGCACGGCCTACCTGCGCACGAAGCACCGCGGGCCGATGCTCTGTGCAGCCGGCGGCACCGGGCTCGCGCCGATCCTTTCCATCGTGCGCGGTGCTATCGCGAGTGGGCTGATGCAGCCGATCCATCTGTACCTCGGTGTGCGTTCCGATGCGGACGTGTACGGGCTCGACGAACTGCGCGAACTGCAGGCTCAACACCCGGGCCTGAAGGTGCACGTGGTCGTCGTCACCGGCCTCGCGCGCGAAGGCCAGCGCCTGGGCCTCATCACCGATGCCATCCGCGCCGACTGGCCCGGCAGCCTCGATGGCTGGCGCGCGTACCTCTGCGGCTCGCCGCCGATGGTCGAGGCGGTGACGCAGCTTGTGCGCGCCCGCGGCCTCGCGCCCGAGCAGACCCATGCCGATGCCTTCTACCTGCAAGGCACCTGAAGAATCCAGAAGACAAGGAGACCCGCGATGACCACGCAACCCGTGTTCCCCATCGAGCTTCGATGGGAGAACGACAAGACCAGCCGCATTCCCTTCATGGCCTACACCGACGAGGCGCTGCACAAGAAGGAGCTGCAGCGCTTCTTCTACGAGAAGCACTGGTGCTACGTCGGCCTCGAAGCGGAGATTCCGAACCCGGGCGATTTCAAGCGCACCGCCATCGGTGAGCGCTCGGTCGTCATGTCGCGCGACGAGGAGGGCGCGATCCATGTGTTCGAGAACGTCTGCGCGCACCGTGGCATGCAGTTCTGCCGCGAGCGCCACGGCAACAAGAAAGAATTCGTCTGCCCGTACCACCAGTGGAATTACACGCTCAAGGGCGACCTGCAGGGCGTGCCGTTCCGACGCGGCGTGAAGCAGGACGGCAAGGTCCACGGCGGCATGCCCGCGGACTTCAAGACCGAGGAGCACGGGCTCAACAAGCTCAAGGTGGCCTCGCGCGGCGGCGTGGTGTTCGCGTCGTTCGACCATGACGTCGAGTCGTTCGAAGACTTCCTCGGCCCCGACATCCTTCACTACTTCGACCGCCTCTTCGACGGCCGCAAGCTCACCATCCTCGGTTACAGCCGCCAGCGCATTCCGGGCAACTGGAAGCTGATGCAGGAGAACATCAAGGACCCGTACCACCCGGGCCTCTTGCACACCTGGTTCGTGACCTTCGGGCTCTGGCGCGCCGACAACAAGTCGGAGCTCAAGATGGATGCGCGCAGCCGCCATGCCGCGATGATTTCCACGCGCGGCAACGCGGGCAAGGCCGCGCAGGTGACGCAGGTCTCCAGCTTCAAGGAGAGCATGCAGCTGAAGGACCCGCGCTTCCTGGACATCGTGCCCGAGCCCTGGTGGGGCGGGCCGACTGCCGTGATGATGACGCTGTTTCCGAGCCTCATCCTGCAGCAGCAGGTCAACAGCGTGTCGACGCGGCACATCCAGCCGGTGGGGCACGACGCCTTCGATTTCGTGTGGACGCATTTCGGTTTCGAGGACGACACCGAAGAGATGACGCAGCGGCGCCTGCGCCAGGCCAACCTGTTCGGCCCGGCGGGCTTCGTCTCGGCCGATGACGGCGAGGTGATCGAGTTCTCGCAGCAGGGCTTCGAGCAGAAGCCCTATCACCGCACGCTCGCCGAACTGGGCGGCCGCGAGGTCGAGAACACCGACCACATGGTGACCGAGACGCTGATCCGCGGCATGTACCGCTATTGGCGCGAAGTGATGGAGGCGGCATGAAGAAG
This region includes:
- a CDS encoding SDR family NAD(P)-dependent oxidoreductase, with protein sequence MDLQLDGKLALVSGSTAGIGYAIARTLAEEGASVIVNGRSQAAVDEAVDRIRSETQGTVLGYAGDLSRADAAEEAVRCHSGIGILVNNLGIFEAKAFEDIPDEDWQRFFDVNVLSGVRLSRLVLPQMKQANWGRIIFISSESAVQIPTEMIHYGMTKTAQLAVSRGLAESLAGTNITVNSVLPGPTKSRGVGDFVEGMARSSDKSFAQVEAEFFDHVRPTSLIKRFASPQEVASLVAYVASPLASATTGAALRVDGGVVKSAF
- a CDS encoding 2Fe-2S iron-sulfur cluster-binding protein, with the translated sequence MDLHIHPLARTLQVRPGANLLEVLREHHVPVSYSCMSGRCGTCRCKVVSGQVLDAGQDAVRPDGQGERYVLACQSTLTESCTIEIPEPDEVVVHPARILKATVTGIDVLTHDIRRLRLKPNKPLEFSPGQYAQLQLAPDLARPYSMAGLSRDAELEFHVRKVPGGRVTAHIFEQLRVGDSVRVSGPLGTAYLRTKHRGPMLCAAGGTGLAPILSIVRGAIASGLMQPIHLYLGVRSDADVYGLDELRELQAQHPGLKVHVVVVTGLAREGQRLGLITDAIRADWPGSLDGWRAYLCGSPPMVEAVTQLVRARGLAPEQTHADAFYLQGT
- a CDS encoding LysR family transcriptional regulator; this encodes MQLKDIDLNLLLVFDRMLAEKRVSAVAESLGLSQPAISNALARLRKLLGDELFLRTARGMEPTPFALQLAEPVAYAMGALHTALNQQVVFDPATSTRSFTLAMTDIGEIYFTPRLMEALSATAPGVTISTLRNNTATNLRDELEAGHVDIAIGLLPQLKAGVFQRRLFLQRYVCLFSGTHPLARKRSVSLKDFSAADHVLVQAAGTGHGKADDVMAAQGIHRRIRLKVPHFVAIGHILRSSGMIATVPERLAQSIAEPFGLVWRPHPVALPQIAINLFWHAKVHRDPGNQWLRGLLFDSFADKD
- a CDS encoding aromatic ring-hydroxylating dioxygenase subunit alpha; this translates as MTTQPVFPIELRWENDKTSRIPFMAYTDEALHKKELQRFFYEKHWCYVGLEAEIPNPGDFKRTAIGERSVVMSRDEEGAIHVFENVCAHRGMQFCRERHGNKKEFVCPYHQWNYTLKGDLQGVPFRRGVKQDGKVHGGMPADFKTEEHGLNKLKVASRGGVVFASFDHDVESFEDFLGPDILHYFDRLFDGRKLTILGYSRQRIPGNWKLMQENIKDPYHPGLLHTWFVTFGLWRADNKSELKMDARSRHAAMISTRGNAGKAAQVTQVSSFKESMQLKDPRFLDIVPEPWWGGPTAVMMTLFPSLILQQQVNSVSTRHIQPVGHDAFDFVWTHFGFEDDTEEMTQRRLRQANLFGPAGFVSADDGEVIEFSQQGFEQKPYHRTLAELGGREVENTDHMVTETLIRGMYRYWREVMEAA
- a CDS encoding 2'-5' RNA ligase family protein translates to MSEQLLLPGIDPPPRPLPRPRTKARRKEPLPHTLFFAIFPSAEDAASLAALGAQLNDRHALKGTLSEAHRLHVTLHDLGGYDTVPCKKVQAALEAAAAVAPPSFDVVFDHAMTYANSKAFVLCGEEGTAALADFRQRLGEALADAGLKPDRSFTPHMTLAYTRRKVEKHAIEPVRWTAGSFALIDSHVGEGLHEVLGRWPA
- a CDS encoding pirin family protein; the protein is MKKVLGVYSAPRPHWVGDGFPVRSLFGYEGLGKHLSPFLLLDHAAPTPFEPTVRPRGVGQHPHRGFETVTIVYQGEVEHKDSTGAGGLIGPGDVQWMTAGGGILHEEFHSRGFTERGGTIEMVQLWVNLPAKDKMAEPGYQTLLDAQIPSVDLPEGAGRVRVIAGEFDGHRGPAQTFTAMDVWDLRIGQGGIGRFDAKEGHTLALVVLHGTVLVNGTTVAREGQLVHLDRAGSGVEIEANSDATVLWLSGEPIDEPVVGYGPFVMNSEAEIRQAVADFNSGRFGRMAA
- a CDS encoding LysR family transcriptional regulator — encoded protein: MKDLNDLYYFVQVVDHRGFAPAGRALGMPKSKLSRRIALLEERLGTRLIQRSTRRFAVTETGQTYYGHCKAMLVEADAADEAIALTHAEPCGIVRMTCPVALLDARIADMLAAFMVANPRVEIHLEETNRRVDVVGEGIDVAIRVRPPPIEDSDLVMRVLAERGQCLVASPRLLANGVPEVPADLAGLPSMDLGLPAHEHVWNLIGPDGTQAAIRHQPRLITRGMLALRAAAIAGVGVAQLPSMMVREQIERGELVRVIPGWAPEREIIHVVFASRRGLLPAVRALVDFLADRFQALDED